In the genome of Pseudanabaena mucicola str. Chao 1806, the window CCCTTAGCGATCGCCCAAGATATGGATACCCTCAGTGGTAAAGTCGCAATTCTCAACGCAGGGGATGGCAAGCATGAACATCCATCGCAAGCCTTGCTCGATTTGCTGACCTTCTGCATGTATCTCAATCCCACGGCTCCCACAGCAAAGGATCTCAAGGGCAAAAAAGTAGCGATCGTCGGTGATATCTTACATTCACGGGTAGCGCGATCGAATCTCTGGAGTCTACTCACCAATGGCGCAGATGTCCACCTTGCTGCACCACCGACCTTACTACCACCAGAATTCGCCGAATATGGCGCAAAAATTCATTATTCCCTAGAGCCAGCTCTTGAGGATGCTGATTTTGTGATGACTTTGCGTTTACAAATGGAACGGATGGGACAATTCCTGATTCCCAGTTTACGCGAATACCATGCGAAGTACGGCATCACTCGCGATCGCCTTGCCAAATGTGCGCCCAATGTCCAAGTCCTGCACCCTGGACCTGTCAATCGTGGTGTAGAAATCAGTTCTGACTTAATGGACGATCCACGCTTGAGCCTGATCGATAGACAGGTCACAAATGGCGTAGCCATTCGGATGAGTTTGTTGTATTTACTGGGTACAGCAATTTAATTCTCAGAATGTGAGGCTCATCCAGATGGGTGAGCCTCACATTCTATTGAATTCTAGAAACAAAACCAACTTCCTGCTAGTCTAAGGGTGCATGTTTGCAAGATGTCTTGAGGATATCGATCCATGAATAAGTTTCCCTGTCTTATTACTCTCACTTCTAGTATCTCCTTGGCGATCGCCCTAGGCGCACCATCGATTACCTTTGCCCAGAATGCTCCTCAGAAAATAGTTTTTGTCTCACCTCAAGGTACTGACACCGTTGGCGCAGGCACAGAAAATCAAGCTTTCCGCACACTCACCGCCGCGATCGCTGCCAATCCTCAAGAAGGCACGATCTTTCAATTAGGTGCAGGTACTTATAGCGAAGCCACAGGTGAAAATTTCCCGATTCGCTTGCCCAGAGGAGCCATTTTGCGCGGTAATCCCAATACCAATGGCAGTAATGTGATTATTAACGGTGGTGGTCGCTTTGTCAGTCCAACCTTTGCCAGTCAAAATATTGCGATCGCCGCCGCCAATAACTCCCGCATCGAAGGCATCACCGTTACCAATAGCAATCCTCGCGGCTATGGACTATGGCTAGAATCCAGCCGTAATGTCGTGGTTAGTAATAGTAACTTTGTTCGCAATACCCACGATGGCATCTTCCTCACAGGTAGTGCTAACGCCTTAATTAGTAATAACCTGTTCACAGGTAATACAGGCAGTGGGATCTCGGCTTTGGGCACAAGTACAGGCGAGATTCGGAATAATCGCTTTGAGAATACTGGATTTGGGCTATCAATTGGACAATCCTCTCAAGTTGCTCTGATTAATAACCAAATTGCACGTAACGTTGATGGCATCGTCATTTCTAATATGGCTCAGCCAAATTTACGCGGTAATGCGATCGCCGAAAATCAACGCAATGGCGTTGTCATTCTCAGTAATGCCAGTAGTTCTCCTCGTCCTGATTTGGGAACAACAGCTTCACAAGGGAATAATACCTTTTTTAACAATCGCGAATTTGATATTAACAATGCCACCACTATCCCCATCTCGGCTGTGGGTAATCAAATCAATCTCTCTAAGGTGAAGGGTTTACTCAATCTCACTGCTTCGCGATCGCCTGTTACTAATCCCACAGTGACCAGCCCTGCGATTCTGCCAATTCCCTCTACTCCTGTTGCTACTGTTCCTAAAACTACGTCATCAATATCCACATCACCAACGGTTGCACTTCCGATCGAACCCAAAACAACCACCACTCCTTCCTCAATATTTGTACCTGCCAAGCCACCTAGCTCTAATCAGACCTTACCCAGTCCTGTGATTGCGCCTAAGCCTAGTCCAAGTATTACAAATACAAGTAATACTTCTCCCACCACGATCACCATTGAGCGTGAATATAGCCCAACTACTCCTCGTGTCGCCACATTACCACCTGTAATGCTTGATCCTACGACTGGTAAACCTTTTCAATACCGTG includes:
- a CDS encoding aspartate carbamoyltransferase catalytic subunit — protein: MTELTWQRRHVISLSDFTPNDYETVLQTAVSFLEVLSRRNKKVPTLQSKVVANLFFESSTRTRNSFELAAKRLSADTLNFAPGTSSLSKGETILDTARTFLAMGTDIMVIRHQAAGVPLAIAQDMDTLSGKVAILNAGDGKHEHPSQALLDLLTFCMYLNPTAPTAKDLKGKKVAIVGDILHSRVARSNLWSLLTNGADVHLAAPPTLLPPEFAEYGAKIHYSLEPALEDADFVMTLRLQMERMGQFLIPSLREYHAKYGITRDRLAKCAPNVQVLHPGPVNRGVEISSDLMDDPRLSLIDRQVTNGVAIRMSLLYLLGTAI
- a CDS encoding DUF1565 domain-containing protein, whose product is MNKFPCLITLTSSISLAIALGAPSITFAQNAPQKIVFVSPQGTDTVGAGTENQAFRTLTAAIAANPQEGTIFQLGAGTYSEATGENFPIRLPRGAILRGNPNTNGSNVIINGGGRFVSPTFASQNIAIAAANNSRIEGITVTNSNPRGYGLWLESSRNVVVSNSNFVRNTHDGIFLTGSANALISNNLFTGNTGSGISALGTSTGEIRNNRFENTGFGLSIGQSSQVALINNQIARNVDGIVISNMAQPNLRGNAIAENQRNGVVILSNASSSPRPDLGTTASQGNNTFFNNREFDINNATTIPISAVGNQINLSKVKGLLNLTASRSPVTNPTVTSPAILPIPSTPVATVPKTTSSISTSPTVALPIEPKTTTTPSSIFVPAKPPSSNQTLPSPVIAPKPSPSITNTSNTSPTTITIEREYSPTTPRVATLPPVMLDPTTGKPFQYRVIVPNTSTLVTQKVKAIVPDAFRLSRSGRMMLQVGAYSDRPAANQLVQKLAQSGVSAEIISFR